A portion of the Burkholderia sp. GAS332 genome contains these proteins:
- a CDS encoding Uncharacterized conserved protein, cupin superfamily gives MSSRIINIDSVELHPLPPDYAPAGDAATRFAPRIGMLGRQLGALKLGYNVIALAPGKRAFPFHNHRVNEEMFFVLSGQGEVRIGDTLHPIRTGDVIACPAGDTTTAHQILNSSDHELRYLAISTQQSPEICEYPDSQKYSAMLEGPDGFNAIGPLGHSAGYWDGE, from the coding sequence ATGAGCAGTCGCATCATCAATATCGATTCCGTCGAATTGCATCCGCTACCGCCCGACTATGCACCGGCCGGCGATGCCGCAACGCGTTTCGCGCCCCGCATCGGCATGTTGGGACGCCAACTGGGTGCCCTTAAACTCGGCTATAACGTCATCGCATTGGCGCCAGGAAAGCGTGCGTTCCCGTTCCACAATCACCGCGTGAACGAAGAAATGTTTTTCGTGCTGAGTGGGCAGGGCGAGGTGCGGATCGGAGACACGCTTCATCCCATCCGTACCGGGGACGTGATCGCCTGCCCAGCCGGCGACACAACGACAGCCCACCAGATCCTGAATTCGAGCGACCATGAACTGCGCTACCTCGCCATCAGCACGCAGCAGTCGCCGGAGATCTGCGAGTACCCGGATTCGCAGAAATATTCGGCGATGCTCGAGGGTCCTGACGGCTTCAACGCGATCGGGCCGCTCGGCCACAGCGCGGGCTATTGGGACGGCGAATAA
- a CDS encoding transcriptional regulator, LysR family, producing MVNFNRLVSFVAIIHAGSFTRAAQTLGITKAMVSADLKRLEAELGVSLVVRTTRRLALTEVGARFHSDCVRLIGEADAAVQQARAGQDALTGTLRVTSTAEYGLRYVVPAIAEFSRIHPALRIDYSTSQHHADLIAERFDLAIRLGVLRDSTLRAVPIQRFCALPVATPAYLAAREAVVTPRDLAVLDWVGHAGFTAPLTWTESRTGKTTQTSHFKGTLESDTAVAVQTLVLAGCGAAILPDWLVADDLRERRLIQLVPDYSLPQQGVYAVFPDAIHVPAKVRRFVDFMRELQAR from the coding sequence ATGGTCAACTTCAATCGTCTCGTCAGCTTTGTGGCGATCATCCATGCCGGATCGTTCACTCGTGCGGCGCAGACGCTCGGGATAACCAAAGCGATGGTGAGTGCGGACCTGAAGCGGCTTGAAGCCGAACTGGGTGTATCGCTCGTCGTGAGGACGACCCGCCGTCTCGCCTTGACCGAGGTCGGTGCGCGCTTTCATAGCGACTGTGTTCGGCTGATCGGCGAGGCGGACGCGGCGGTTCAGCAGGCCCGAGCCGGACAGGATGCGCTGACCGGGACTTTGCGCGTGACATCGACGGCAGAATACGGCCTACGTTATGTCGTTCCCGCGATTGCCGAATTCAGCAGGATTCATCCGGCGTTGAGGATCGACTATTCGACCTCTCAGCATCATGCCGACCTCATCGCTGAGCGATTCGATCTTGCGATTCGCCTTGGTGTGCTACGTGATTCCACGCTGCGCGCGGTGCCGATCCAGCGTTTCTGTGCATTGCCCGTGGCGACGCCCGCGTATCTTGCTGCGCGAGAGGCGGTCGTCACGCCACGTGACCTGGCCGTACTCGACTGGGTGGGACATGCCGGCTTCACGGCGCCCCTGACATGGACCGAGTCGCGAACCGGCAAGACGACGCAAACATCGCATTTCAAAGGGACACTCGAGTCGGATACCGCGGTTGCCGTGCAGACCCTGGTGCTCGCAGGATGCGGTGCTGCCATCCTGCCTGACTGGCTTGTCGCCGACGATCTGCGTGAGCGGCGCTTGATCCAGCTTGTGCCGGACTATTCGCTGCCGCAACAGGGGGTCTACGCGGTGTTTCCGGACGCGATCCACGTTCCCGCGAAAGTTCGACGCTTTGTCGATTTCATGCGCGAGCTCCAGGCGCGATAG